One genomic region from Methanomassiliicoccales archaeon encodes:
- a CDS encoding DsrE family protein yields the protein MVTKKKILYVQTSGIDRPERLYAPFILATTATAMDIDATVYFLIKGVEGVKKGEAEKIKIGDFPSLKEVMDQAHKSGVKMFVCDQSTQLLGLSRGDFVEYATVVGAATLNDLLLDADAVISF from the coding sequence ATGGTTACAAAAAAGAAGATATTGTATGTGCAGACATCGGGAATAGATCGACCCGAGAGGCTCTATGCGCCATTTATTTTGGCTACGACAGCAACCGCGATGGACATTGATGCAACGGTATATTTCTTGATCAAGGGCGTAGAGGGTGTGAAAAAAGGAGAGGCTGAGAAAATCAAGATTGGAGACTTTCCCTCATTAAAAGAAGTCATGGATCAGGCCCATAAGAGTGGTGTAAAAATGTTCGTCTGTGATCAGAGTACACAGCTCCTAGGTTTATCAAGAGGAGATTTCGTTGAATATGCTACGGTCGTTGGCGCAGCTACATTGAATGACCTTTTGTTGGATGCTGATGCTGTTATCTCATTCTGA